The following are from one region of the Fastidiosipila sp. genome:
- a CDS encoding DUF488 domain-containing protein codes for MGIVAGRPSYRRQRFLLSFVNELVGGVKSTDLQKLVFLHTMSGDSDFYEFVPFRHGAYSFQLAADLDTLHAHGHFKVERLQEGQEKTVTAVISCPKENHPFKTAPERGIELMRRAYREHPYYTIRSEILADLFFGKELESFNRIRQTYAKKEPILFTIGYEGRNLEAFINQLIQNDVRLLCDVRKNALSRKFGYSKRKLGEIAESVGIKYVHIPGLGIESANRQSLETKEDFQDLFEVYEKTMSLRISELNQLESLLRKYFRVALMCFEREPSMCHRHVIRDYVTHKCRVKSIDL; via the coding sequence ATGGGCATTGTTGCCGGCCGGCCATCTTATAGGCGCCAGCGCTTTCTTCTCTCCTTTGTAAATGAGTTGGTTGGCGGTGTGAAGAGCACGGATCTGCAAAAACTGGTCTTCCTTCACACCATGTCGGGTGATTCTGACTTCTATGAATTCGTCCCTTTCCGGCATGGCGCCTATTCTTTCCAGCTTGCGGCAGACTTAGACACTCTCCACGCGCATGGCCACTTCAAGGTTGAGAGGTTACAGGAGGGGCAAGAGAAGACAGTAACGGCTGTCATAAGCTGTCCAAAAGAGAATCATCCCTTTAAGACAGCCCCTGAACGTGGTATTGAACTCATGCGCCGGGCTTATCGGGAGCATCCCTATTACACCATTAGGAGTGAGATCCTTGCTGATCTTTTTTTCGGAAAAGAACTGGAAAGTTTCAACCGGATAAGACAAACCTATGCCAAAAAAGAACCAATCCTTTTTACGATTGGCTATGAGGGCAGGAACCTGGAAGCTTTCATTAACCAACTGATCCAAAATGATGTGCGCCTGCTTTGTGATGTGCGGAAAAACGCGCTGAGTCGCAAATTCGGGTATTCAAAAAGGAAACTTGGCGAGATCGCAGAATCCGTTGGGATAAAATATGTTCACATTCCCGGACTTGGCATCGAGTCTGCCAACCGGCAGTCGTTGGAAACGAAAGAAGACTTCCAGGACCTTTTTGAAGTGTACGAGAAAACCATGTCCCTTCGAATAAGTGAGCTGAACCAACTTGAATCCCTGCTAAGAAAGTACTTTCGTGTAGCCCTAATGTGTTTTGAACGGGAACCATCCATGTGTCACCGGCATGTGATCCGGGACTACGTCACCCATAAATGCCGAGTGAAGAGTATCGACCTGTAA
- a CDS encoding acetyl-CoA C-acetyltransferase, whose amino-acid sequence MKDIVILGGCRTAIGKFGGSLAKVSAVRLGEVVVRGAIRRAGIRPEDVDEVLMGCILAAGLGQNVARQAAMAAGIPESVPASTINNVCGSGLKAVTLAAALIESGQAEIVVAGGTENMSAAPYLLDKARDGYRMGDGTLIDSMIKDGLWDIFGDYHMGITAENVAEKYSISREEQDAYALESQRRTERAQKEGRFEAEIVPVHIRERKNEYDFEADEYPRHGATLEGMQKLRPAFKKDGTVTAGNASGINDGAAAMVVMSGKKARELGLKPMAALTAGVSVGLDPSIMGMGPYVATKKILEKTGLSLDDIDLIEFNEAFAAQSLAVLKELGADPAKVNVNGGAIALGHPVGASGARVLVTLLHEMEKRNVKRGLASLCIGGGMGIAAVVER is encoded by the coding sequence ATGAAAGACATTGTGATTCTGGGAGGCTGCCGTACGGCAATCGGAAAATTCGGGGGTAGTCTGGCCAAGGTTTCGGCCGTCAGGCTGGGTGAGGTGGTGGTCAGGGGTGCGATCCGGCGCGCGGGCATTCGTCCGGAGGATGTGGATGAAGTTCTCATGGGCTGCATCCTGGCAGCAGGCTTGGGACAGAATGTGGCCCGGCAGGCCGCCATGGCAGCCGGAATTCCTGAATCAGTTCCTGCCTCCACCATCAATAATGTGTGTGGTTCAGGCCTGAAAGCCGTGACACTGGCAGCTGCCTTGATTGAAAGCGGTCAGGCTGAAATCGTCGTCGCGGGCGGAACCGAAAACATGTCGGCGGCGCCTTATCTGCTCGACAAGGCCCGGGATGGTTACCGCATGGGTGACGGCACCCTGATTGACAGCATGATCAAGGACGGTCTCTGGGACATTTTCGGCGATTATCACATGGGCATCACGGCTGAAAATGTGGCCGAAAAATACAGCATCAGCCGGGAAGAACAGGATGCCTACGCCCTGGAAAGTCAGCGGAGGACGGAGCGCGCCCAAAAGGAAGGCCGGTTTGAAGCTGAAATCGTCCCGGTGCACATCAGGGAGCGCAAAAATGAATACGACTTTGAGGCCGATGAATACCCCCGGCACGGAGCCACTTTGGAGGGGATGCAAAAGCTCCGCCCGGCCTTCAAAAAGGATGGCACGGTGACGGCCGGCAATGCGTCCGGCATCAATGACGGCGCGGCAGCCATGGTGGTCATGAGCGGCAAAAAGGCCAGGGAATTGGGGTTAAAACCCATGGCTGCCCTGACCGCCGGCGTTTCCGTCGGCCTCGATCCCTCCATCATGGGCATGGGGCCTTATGTCGCGACAAAAAAGATTCTTGAAAAGACCGGCTTAAGCCTGGATGACATTGATCTGATTGAATTCAATGAAGCCTTTGCGGCCCAGTCCCTGGCGGTCCTGAAAGAACTGGGTGCCGATCCGGCAAAGGTCAACGTGAACGGCGGTGCCATCGCCCTCGGCCATCCGGTCGGCGCCTCGGGCGCGCGTGTCCTGGTGACCCTGCTCCATGAAATGGAGAAAAGAAACGTTAAACGCGGCCTGGCCTCCCTTTGCATCGGTGGGGGCATGGGCATCGCGGCCGTGGTGGAACGGTGA
- a CDS encoding 3-hydroxybutyryl-CoA dehydrogenase — protein MKVFVAGCGTMGAGIAQVFASFGHETVMFDREADLVERGYALIEKQVRRQFDKGRLTQEEAEDLLANLKRSTDLEEAKGADLVIEAIFEDLEAKRVLFGKLDKLCRPDCLFATNTSSLSITEIASELDHESSLAGMHFFNPAPVMKLVEVVSGDHTSEETKEQFAAIVRAIGKEPVFCKESPGFIVNRLLIPMINEAADLLHQGVASREDIDQAMKLGANHPMGPLQLADFIGIDIVKNIMEIIRARTGNPKYEPSPLLGRMVQEGKLGRKSGQGFYQY, from the coding sequence ATGAAAGTATTTGTTGCCGGATGCGGCACCATGGGGGCGGGAATCGCACAGGTTTTCGCGTCCTTCGGCCATGAAACCGTCATGTTCGACCGGGAAGCGGACCTGGTAGAGCGCGGTTATGCCCTGATTGAAAAGCAGGTGAGACGCCAGTTTGACAAGGGCCGCCTGACACAAGAGGAAGCGGAAGACCTGCTTGCCAACTTGAAACGATCGACCGATCTTGAAGAGGCAAAGGGGGCAGACCTTGTAATTGAAGCCATTTTCGAGGATCTGGAGGCCAAGCGCGTTCTTTTTGGCAAGCTGGACAAGCTGTGCCGTCCGGATTGCCTTTTTGCGACCAACACCTCCTCACTTTCCATCACGGAGATCGCGTCGGAACTGGACCATGAGTCCAGCTTGGCCGGCATGCATTTCTTTAATCCGGCGCCGGTCATGAAACTGGTTGAGGTCGTAAGCGGTGACCATACCTCGGAAGAGACAAAAGAACAGTTCGCCGCCATCGTCCGGGCCATCGGCAAGGAACCGGTTTTTTGCAAGGAGAGCCCGGGCTTCATTGTCAACCGGCTGCTGATCCCCATGATCAATGAGGCAGCCGATCTCTTGCATCAGGGGGTCGCGTCGCGCGAGGACATCGACCAGGCCATGAAGCTTGGGGCTAATCACCCCATGGGGCCGCTTCAACTGGCTGATTTTATCGGAATAGACATCGTTAAAAACATTATGGAAATCATCCGGGCGAGAACAGGTAATCCAAAATACGAGCCGAGCCCCCTGCTTGGCCGCATGGTTCAAGAGGGCAAGCTGGGCCGCAAATCGGGACAGGGATTTTATCAATATTAG
- a CDS encoding D-lysine 5,6-aminomutase subunit alpha, with product MMAELRLDWNKVDKARQAAAAVADNVTEQLELCSTVAVERAICRLFGVDGVDAFDVPLANRLVDHLRTQGVLEAGAAYWLAQGALSTGLAPIKMAEAVAAGSLDLTAHEKHDAFACRLWAKEQAEKAIFRIREGRKTRESLLEKYGERSAPWLYAIVATGNIYEDIIQAQAAARQGADVIAVIRTTGQSLLDYVPYGATTEGFGGTTATQENFRLMRRALDEKGNELGRYIRLCNYCSGLCMPEIAVMGALERLDVMLNDALYGILFRDINMQRTLIDQSFSRMINGAAGIIINTGEDNYLTTSDAYEEAHTVLASQLINEQFALRAGMRKVQMGLGHAFEMDPSLPDSFVFELAQAQMARQIFPDAPLKYMPPTKHMTGNIFQGHVQDTLFNVAGVLTGQQFLLLGMMTEAIHTPHMADRAHAIANADYVKRAMKSLSDEIEYKRGGLLEKRADEVLDLALGFLETIRQDGLFRSLEAGRFAGIKRRPEGGKGMEGVIAKGDHYCNPFIDLFLEEQQDDSQA from the coding sequence CTGATGGCAGAGCTCAGACTTGACTGGAACAAGGTGGATAAGGCGCGCCAGGCCGCAGCGGCCGTCGCTGACAACGTGACGGAGCAGCTTGAACTCTGTTCGACAGTGGCGGTGGAACGGGCGATTTGCCGTCTTTTTGGGGTTGACGGCGTGGATGCCTTCGATGTGCCCCTTGCCAACCGTCTGGTTGACCATCTCAGGACCCAAGGCGTCCTGGAGGCGGGTGCCGCCTACTGGCTGGCGCAGGGAGCGCTTTCGACGGGGCTGGCCCCCATCAAAATGGCGGAAGCGGTCGCAGCAGGAAGCCTGGATCTGACTGCCCATGAGAAACACGATGCCTTTGCCTGCCGGCTTTGGGCCAAAGAGCAGGCGGAAAAAGCAATTTTCCGGATTCGGGAGGGCAGGAAGACCCGTGAATCCCTGCTTGAAAAGTATGGCGAAAGATCCGCTCCCTGGCTTTACGCCATCGTAGCGACCGGCAATATCTATGAAGATATAATCCAGGCGCAGGCCGCCGCCAGGCAGGGTGCCGACGTCATCGCGGTCATACGGACGACAGGGCAGAGCCTGCTCGATTACGTGCCCTACGGTGCCACGACTGAAGGTTTCGGGGGGACGACCGCCACCCAGGAAAATTTCCGCCTCATGCGCCGGGCCCTGGACGAAAAAGGAAACGAACTTGGCCGCTACATCCGGCTCTGCAACTATTGTTCCGGTCTCTGCATGCCTGAAATTGCGGTCATGGGGGCCTTGGAGCGCCTGGACGTCATGCTGAACGACGCCCTTTACGGGATTTTGTTCCGTGACATCAACATGCAGCGCACCCTGATCGACCAGAGTTTCTCGCGGATGATCAATGGGGCGGCCGGCATCATCATCAACACCGGCGAAGACAACTACCTGACCACCTCAGACGCCTACGAGGAGGCGCATACGGTTCTGGCCTCCCAATTGATCAACGAACAGTTTGCCCTTCGGGCGGGGATGCGGAAAGTGCAGATGGGGCTGGGGCACGCCTTTGAGATGGATCCCTCCCTGCCTGACTCCTTTGTTTTTGAATTGGCCCAGGCCCAGATGGCCCGCCAGATTTTCCCGGACGCCCCCCTCAAATACATGCCGCCGACCAAGCACATGACCGGCAACATCTTTCAGGGTCATGTGCAGGATACGCTCTTCAATGTGGCGGGGGTGCTGACCGGCCAGCAGTTCCTCCTTCTTGGCATGATGACCGAGGCCATCCACACGCCCCACATGGCAGACCGGGCGCACGCCATCGCCAATGCCGATTATGTCAAACGGGCCATGAAGTCTCTATCGGATGAAATTGAGTACAAGAGGGGCGGTCTGCTGGAGAAGCGGGCTGACGAGGTCCTTGACCTGGCGCTCGGGTTTCTCGAAACCATCCGCCAGGATGGGCTCTTTCGTTCACTGGAAGCCGGCCGTTTTGCCGGAATCAAAAGGCGGCCTGAGGGCGGCAAGGGGATGGAGGGTGTGATCGCCAAAGGTGACCATTACTGCAACCCCTTTATCGATTTGTTTTTGGAGGAACAGCAAGATGATTCCCAAGCCTGA
- a CDS encoding type I restriction endonuclease subunit R, producing MSQYKIVVSSEEETVVAEYKPLYGDRPARYQSEAELEKEFIDQLVSQGYEYLPLRNEMALIENLRRQLELLNGITFSDEEWNRFFQEKLANQNEGIVEKTRKIQVDYIQLLRRDDGSVKNIYLLDKSNIHNNRLQVINQYEETEGKRSARYDVTILVNGLPLIHIELKRRGISIREAFNQINRYQRNSFWAGSGLYEYIQIFVISNGTNTKYYSNTTRRSHIAEASESQRQKSKKTSNSFEFTSFWADAGNQNILDLVDFTRTFFARHTILNVLTRYCVFTSDELLLVMRPYQIVAAERILLQIKSAHNYQLMGKRDAGGYVWHTTGSGKTLTSFKTAQLAAQLPFIDKVIFVVDRKDLDYQTMKEYDRYEKGAANGNTSTQILQRQMEDRNERGGHHDYKIIVTTIQKLNVFVKSNPRHDVYGKQVVLIFDECHRSQFGEMHRAITRKFRKYAIFGFTGTPIFADNAPVGSHLYYRTTPDAFGRPIHTYTIVDAIRDHNVLPFRVDFINTFKLPDQVEDKDVYSIDREEALLDPRRISNTVTYILERFDQKTKRDTMSYLIRSQMLGKEAGQSSQLAERRVKGFNSIYAVSSIKAAQRYYAEFKKQLEESSRRLNLALIYSFSANEEEPEGLLPDEDFDTGGLDQNSRDFLDGAIQDYNLTFGTSFDTSSQKFENYYKDLSLRVKNREVDLLIVVNMFLTGFDATTLNTLWVDKNLRQHGLIQAFSRTNRILNSIKTYGNIVCFRDLKEQMDEAIALFGDKEAAGTILLRSYRDYYYGYVEEGERKPGYRDLIRELTANYPIGESILGETAQKRFIMLYGAILKVRNILTAFDEFEGNEILTERDFQDYQSIYIDLYESYRKAGEAEKESISDDIIFEMELVRQIEVNIDYILMLVAEYKKTNAKDKTILVTIEKAVNSSLELRSKKKLIEQFIDRINLVTDVVDDWQLFVREKKDAEIAQIIDEERLKSEETKRFIDNAFRDGVLKTKGTDIDRIMPPVSRFGTEDRDARKSAIIERLIVFFEKYFGLV from the coding sequence ATGAGCCAATACAAGATTGTCGTCAGCTCCGAAGAGGAAACCGTCGTCGCAGAATACAAGCCCTTATACGGTGACCGGCCCGCCAGATACCAGAGTGAGGCGGAACTGGAAAAAGAGTTCATCGATCAGCTTGTCTCGCAGGGGTATGAGTATCTTCCGCTTCGCAATGAGATGGCCTTGATTGAAAACCTTCGGCGGCAGCTGGAATTGTTGAATGGCATTACATTTTCAGATGAGGAATGGAATCGGTTTTTCCAAGAAAAACTGGCCAATCAGAATGAAGGGATTGTTGAAAAAACCCGCAAGATCCAGGTCGATTACATCCAGCTTCTCCGTCGTGATGACGGGAGTGTCAAGAATATCTATCTGCTGGATAAGAGCAATATCCATAACAACCGGTTGCAGGTCATCAACCAGTATGAAGAAACAGAAGGCAAACGATCAGCCCGTTACGATGTGACCATCCTGGTTAATGGTTTGCCCTTGATCCACATTGAATTGAAAAGACGGGGGATCAGCATCCGGGAAGCCTTCAACCAGATCAACCGCTATCAGCGAAACAGCTTTTGGGCGGGATCCGGTCTTTACGAGTATATTCAGATCTTTGTGATCTCCAATGGAACCAACACCAAGTATTACAGCAACACAACCCGCCGTTCCCATATCGCGGAAGCCAGTGAGAGTCAAAGGCAAAAGAGCAAGAAAACAAGCAACAGTTTTGAGTTCACAAGTTTTTGGGCGGATGCTGGAAATCAGAATATTTTGGATCTGGTCGATTTTACACGGACCTTTTTTGCCAGGCACACCATCCTGAACGTGCTGACCAGGTACTGTGTTTTCACTTCCGACGAGTTATTGCTCGTCATGAGGCCCTACCAGATTGTCGCCGCCGAACGCATCTTGTTACAGATTAAATCTGCCCACAATTATCAGCTGATGGGTAAAAGAGATGCAGGCGGTTATGTCTGGCACACAACCGGGTCGGGGAAGACCCTGACCAGTTTCAAAACAGCCCAGCTGGCGGCGCAGCTCCCCTTCATCGATAAGGTGATCTTTGTTGTTGACCGCAAAGACCTGGATTACCAGACCATGAAAGAATATGACCGCTACGAGAAGGGGGCGGCCAATGGCAATACATCGACACAGATCCTGCAGCGTCAGATGGAAGACCGGAATGAACGGGGTGGACACCACGATTATAAAATCATTGTGACCACCATCCAGAAGCTAAATGTCTTCGTTAAAAGCAACCCCAGGCATGATGTTTATGGCAAACAGGTGGTCCTGATTTTTGATGAATGTCACCGCTCACAGTTCGGGGAGATGCACCGGGCTATCACCCGGAAATTCCGCAAATATGCGATCTTCGGTTTTACGGGAACCCCTATCTTTGCCGACAATGCTCCAGTGGGGAGTCATCTCTATTACCGGACGACACCGGATGCTTTTGGACGCCCGATCCATACTTACACCATTGTTGATGCCATTCGCGACCACAACGTGCTTCCCTTTCGGGTGGATTTTATCAACACCTTCAAACTTCCCGACCAGGTCGAGGATAAGGATGTCTACTCGATCGACCGCGAAGAGGCGCTCCTGGATCCACGGCGGATTTCCAATACCGTGACCTATATCCTGGAGCGCTTCGATCAGAAGACCAAACGAGATACCATGTCCTATCTGATCCGATCCCAGATGTTGGGAAAAGAGGCGGGGCAATCGAGTCAGCTAGCTGAACGCCGTGTTAAAGGATTCAATTCGATCTATGCGGTTTCATCCATCAAGGCAGCCCAACGTTACTATGCGGAGTTTAAAAAACAGCTGGAGGAATCTTCGAGACGGCTCAACCTCGCCCTCATTTATAGTTTCAGCGCCAACGAAGAAGAACCGGAAGGCTTATTACCGGATGAAGATTTCGATACGGGAGGTCTTGACCAGAATTCCCGGGATTTTCTTGACGGGGCCATCCAGGATTACAATTTGACTTTCGGCACCAGCTTCGATACCTCGTCACAAAAGTTTGAAAACTATTACAAAGATCTTTCACTGCGCGTCAAGAACCGTGAGGTTGATCTATTGATCGTGGTCAACATGTTTTTGACAGGCTTTGACGCAACAACGCTGAACACCCTTTGGGTAGATAAAAACCTCCGGCAGCATGGCCTGATTCAGGCTTTTTCCCGGACCAACCGGATTTTGAACAGCATCAAGACCTATGGAAACATTGTCTGTTTCCGGGATTTAAAGGAACAGATGGACGAGGCCATCGCCCTCTTCGGCGATAAAGAGGCGGCTGGAACGATCCTCTTGAGGTCTTACCGCGACTATTATTACGGCTACGTTGAAGAAGGGGAGCGAAAGCCGGGTTATCGTGACCTCATCCGTGAGCTCACTGCCAATTATCCGATCGGAGAATCCATCCTGGGTGAGACGGCTCAGAAGCGTTTCATCATGCTCTACGGAGCCATTTTGAAAGTCAGAAATATCCTGACAGCCTTCGATGAGTTCGAAGGCAATGAAATATTGACCGAACGCGATTTCCAGGATTACCAGAGTATTTATATCGACTTGTATGAATCGTACCGGAAAGCAGGGGAGGCGGAAAAAGAGTCAATCAGTGATGATATCATTTTTGAAATGGAGTTGGTCCGCCAAATCGAGGTTAACATTGATTACATCCTCATGCTGGTTGCCGAATACAAAAAAACCAACGCGAAGGACAAAACCATCCTGGTCACCATCGAGAAAGCTGTCAACTCAAGTCTCGAGTTGCGAAGCAAAAAGAAACTGATTGAACAATTTATTGACCGGATTAACCTGGTCACTGACGTTGTGGACGATTGGCAGCTTTTTGTCCGGGAGAAAAAGGATGCGGAGATCGCTCAGATCATCGATGAAGAAAGGCTGAAATCCGAAGAAACAAAGCGATTCATAGACAATGCTTTCCGTGATGGAGTCCTCAAGACCAAAGGCACGGACATTGACCGGATTATGCCTCCTGTTTCCCGGTTTGGTACAGAAGATCGAGATGCGCGAAAGTCCGCGATTATTGAACGCTTGATTGTATTTTTCGAAAAATACTTCGGCTTAGTTTAG
- a CDS encoding restriction endonuclease subunit S, translating to MSEIAYLEMGISPKGDSVSSDPKSGIEFHQGKSLFGDMYLNHSSQYTSTPIKIAPSGSIVMSVRAPVGDVNIVDRNIAIGRGLCALWGKERLDTKFLYYWLNASSYEIKARSFGSTFDAINTTEIRTLRVPVPPLQIQREIVRILDNFTELTAELTVELAARQKQYQYYRDKLLTFKEKKT from the coding sequence ATGTCTGAAATTGCATACCTCGAGATGGGCATTTCTCCCAAGGGTGACAGCGTTTCAAGTGACCCAAAGTCAGGCATCGAATTCCATCAAGGGAAATCACTGTTTGGAGATATGTATCTCAATCACTCGTCACAATACACTTCCACACCCATCAAAATTGCGCCTTCGGGTAGCATTGTCATGAGTGTGCGGGCCCCCGTTGGAGATGTAAACATTGTAGACAGGAATATTGCGATTGGGCGCGGGCTGTGTGCACTATGGGGGAAAGAGCGCCTTGACACAAAGTTCTTGTATTACTGGTTGAATGCCAGTTCATATGAAATCAAGGCAAGGTCGTTTGGCTCTACCTTTGACGCGATCAACACAACTGAGATTAGAACGCTACGGGTCCCTGTGCCACCTCTCCAGATCCAGCGTGAAATTGTCCGAATTTTGGACAATTTCACAGAGCTTACAGCAGAGCTTACAGTAGAGCTTGCAGCCCGTCAAAAACAGTACCAATACTACCGGGACAAGCTTTTGACCTTCAAGGAGAAAAAGACATGA
- a CDS encoding type I restriction-modification system subunit M produces the protein MDNRKEQERAELHRTIWGIADDLRGSVDGWDFKQYILGILFYRYISENITSYINQGEHEAGHPDFDYPTISDEKAEKAREDLVRTKGFFILPSELFVNICEKARANDKDLNEKLAAVFKDIESSAMGTDSEQNFKGLFDDIDVNSNKLGGTVEQRNKRLKNLLLGVQSMRLGDYQNNTIDAFGDAYEYLMGMYASRAGKSGGEFFTPQEVSELLTHLTLVGKKEVNKVYDPACGSGSLLLKFSKILGKENVRQGFFGQEINITTYNLCRINMFLHDIGYDKFDIAHGDTLTSPQHWNDEPFEAIVSNPPYSIKWEGKDNPILINDMRFSPAGVLAPKSKADLAFIMHCLSWLATTGTAAIVCFPGIMYRGGAEKKIRQFLIDSNYVDCVIQLPDNLFYGTSIATCIMVLKKNKSENKTLFIDASKEFVKVTNSNKLTQQHIDNILEAFKSREDREYFSRLVLNSEIEEHEYNLTVTSYVEPEDTREVIDIVKLNREIEEIVARSDYLRKEIDKVIREIEG, from the coding sequence ATGGACAACAGGAAAGAACAGGAACGGGCTGAGCTTCACCGTACCATCTGGGGGATCGCTGACGATCTGAGGGGGAGCGTTGATGGCTGGGATTTCAAGCAATATATACTCGGCATTCTTTTCTACCGGTATATTTCGGAGAATATTACGTCCTACATCAATCAAGGGGAACACGAAGCGGGTCACCCCGATTTTGACTACCCGACCATTTCTGATGAAAAAGCAGAAAAAGCTCGGGAGGATCTGGTCAGGACGAAAGGCTTTTTCATTCTTCCCAGTGAGTTATTCGTCAATATCTGTGAAAAAGCCAGGGCCAACGACAAAGACCTGAACGAGAAGCTGGCAGCTGTCTTCAAGGATATTGAAAGCTCAGCCATGGGAACAGATAGTGAGCAGAATTTCAAGGGGCTTTTCGACGATATTGATGTCAACAGCAATAAGCTTGGCGGAACGGTTGAACAACGAAATAAAAGGTTAAAAAATCTCTTGCTTGGCGTGCAATCCATGCGACTGGGAGACTACCAAAACAACACGATTGATGCCTTCGGCGACGCTTATGAGTACCTGATGGGCATGTATGCCTCAAGAGCGGGTAAAAGCGGCGGCGAATTTTTCACACCGCAGGAAGTGTCCGAACTGCTCACCCATCTCACATTAGTTGGGAAAAAGGAAGTCAACAAGGTTTACGACCCCGCCTGCGGATCAGGATCGCTGCTTCTCAAATTCTCAAAAATCCTTGGAAAAGAAAATGTCCGCCAGGGATTTTTCGGCCAGGAGATCAACATCACCACCTACAACCTCTGCCGCATCAACATGTTCTTGCATGACATCGGTTACGATAAGTTTGATATCGCCCATGGAGATACCCTGACCAGCCCTCAGCATTGGAATGACGAACCTTTTGAGGCCATCGTTTCCAATCCCCCCTACTCCATCAAGTGGGAGGGCAAGGACAACCCCATCCTGATCAATGACATGAGGTTTTCCCCCGCAGGTGTGCTGGCACCTAAATCCAAAGCGGATCTGGCCTTTATCATGCACTGCCTCTCCTGGCTGGCCACCACAGGAACAGCCGCTATTGTTTGCTTTCCCGGGATCATGTACCGGGGAGGGGCAGAAAAAAAGATCAGGCAATTCCTGATCGACAGCAACTATGTCGATTGCGTCATCCAGCTGCCGGATAATCTCTTTTATGGCACTTCCATCGCGACCTGCATCATGGTGCTCAAGAAGAACAAGAGCGAGAATAAAACGCTTTTCATTGACGCGTCCAAAGAATTCGTCAAGGTGACCAACAGCAATAAGCTGACCCAACAGCACATCGACAATATTCTGGAGGCTTTCAAATCGCGGGAGGACAGGGAGTATTTTTCCAGGTTGGTACTCAATTCAGAGATTGAGGAGCACGAGTACAACCTGACGGTCACCTCCTATGTTGAACCGGAGGACACCCGGGAAGTGATTGATATTGTCAAGCTGAATCGGGAGATTGAGGAGATTGTAGCCCGATCGGATTATTTGCGTAAGGAGATTGATAAGGTCATTCGAGAGATAGAAGGGTAG